The Streptomyces sp. NBC_00435 nucleotide sequence CCCAGACCCGAACCCTCGAAGAGAAAGGCAACCGCAGCCATGTACGACCAGCCTCGACCGAACCCGGCCCAGCCCGCCATGTCGTTCGAGCAGATGCTGGAACGTGTGCGTTACGAGGGTGCGTACCCCACCCGCGACCGCGCCGAGGAAGCCGTCCGCACCGTCTTGGCCGCCCTCGGTCGGCAAGTCACCGGGGACGAACGCGTCGACCTCGCGCAGCGCCTGCCCGTCGAGGCCGCCCTCACCCTCACCGCCCAGATCCCCGACACCGAACAGCTCACCGGCTGGGGCTTCGTCAAGGACTTGGCCACCCGCACCGGCACCACCCCCGCCACCGCACGCTGGGACACCGGCGCCGTACTCGGCGTCGTCGCCCGCCTCGCGGGGCCCGACCTCCTCGCCCGCATCCTGCGCCTGCTCCCCGGCGGCTACGCCCTCCTCTTCGGCCAGGCGGAACTGCGCCAGCCCCAGCTCGCCGCCTGATCCGGTGCTCCGATACGGAGGTGAGGGCCCGACCCGATGCACCGGTCGGGCCCTCAGTCCTGCGGCGGGTCTCGCCGTCGTCGCGGGTCAGTGGTCGGAGTAGCTGAAGTCGCCCACGGTCCAGGCGCTGACGTCCTTGATCGAGATGCGGTACATCCCGCCCGTCTCCGGGATGCCCACGGTTCCCTGCAGGATCCGCGCCACATGGAAGTGCAGATGTGTGGGCGGTCCCTCCTTGGGTGGCGTGGCAGTGAAGATGGCGGAGAACTCGCCCAGGCGGGCGGAATCCGTCAGCACCTCCGACACCCGTTCTCTCCACACGGCTTCGGGGGCGAGCCGGCCGGTGATGACAGCACCGCCGGTGACCACGGTCAGGGACATCTGGTTGCTCTGCCCGGACTCCACCAGGGCGGCGACGTTCACGAGCAGCTCGTCAGGCTTCGACATAGAAGTCAATTCTATTCTCCATCGCGCCCCGGCGGGCAAAGCCTGCGCGCGATGTGCGCTTGCAGGGCCTGCTGGGGCGGCCGCTGTCGGGCCTCCGAACCGCCAGTCGCGCCGGTGGTCGAGCCCCTCCCGAGCCGCGTTCGTTGCCGTACAGGACTTCGTCACCGCGAGGACCGTCCAACGGTCCGCCGCGTCGGAACCTGTCCCCTCCACGTCTCCAACCAGCCGACTTCGCCGCCGGCTCCTGCAGCCGGCGGCGAGCAACCAAAAAACGCTGCGGTCGGGGTGAATCAATATCTGTCACCGCGAACTGAGGATTTAATGGATCCGGTGGGGAGAGTTTCTACCGCAACGCGGCTGACGGAAATATTCAACGCACACGGTCCGCTGCAGCGTGCTACTGTCGATCTCGGTTGCAGTTTTGGTACCCAAGAACTTCAAGCGCCTCCAGCCGGAATTCGTTCCACTGGGAGCGCTTTGTATTTCCCGGTCTTTTACCGGGCGGGGCATCATCGCGGCGACACGGCGTCCGCACAGTGCAGTCGCCGATGTATTGCCCCAAAGGAGATATGACATGGCTGCTGGTACCGTCAAGTGGTTCAACGCGGAAAAGGGTTTCGGCTTCATCGAGCAGGACGGTGGCGGCGCTGACGTGTTCGCCCACTACTCGAACATCGCCGCCCAGGGCTTCCGCGAGCTGAACGAGGGCCAGAAGGTCACCTTCGACATCGCGCAGGGCCAGAAGGGCCCGACGGCCGAGAACATCGTTCCCGCCTGACGCTGACACGCGTTCTGCAGCTGGGGCCCGCATCCCTCGGGGTGCGGGCCCCAGCTGCACGCATTTCCCGCGGTGAATTCACCCGTGGTACCGATCATGGAGACACTCGGCCGACCGGCCCTTTCGGAGCCGAACCCGAGTGGATTGTTTTTGGTTGTCGCGCCCGTATGGCGCCACCTTTTTTCAGCGTCTGAGCCCGTACAGATTCCCTGTCCGCCAGATCCGCTTTCGCATCAAATTCGGCCCGTTCTCGCAATTCCCTGCGCCGCTCCTACGCTGCGGGAATTCCTTGATACGTGCCGCATCAAGGAAGGTTCCGCATGAACCCCACACGTACGAACGAGCGCTCCTCACGCACCCGCAGCCGCACCGGCGGCCCCGCTTTCGGCGCCGGCGCCGGTTCGGGCCGGGGCAGCCGCTTCGCCTCCTCGACCCCGAGCCGTTCCGGAGCCCCGAGCCGCTCCGGTGGTCCGAGCCGCTCGGGCGGCTACGGTCGTCGGCCCGCCGCGATCCAGGGCGAGTTCGCGCCGCCGAAGACGATCACGCCCGCGCTGCCCGCCGTCGAGGCCTTCGCCGACCTTGCCATGCCGGCCCAGCTGCTCACCACGCTCACCCGTGAGGGCATGGCCACGCCGTTCCCGATCCAGGCCGCCACGCTGCCCAACACCCTCGCGGGCCGCGACGTCCTCGGCCGCGGCCGTACCGGCTCGGGCAAGACGCTCGCCTTCGGCCTCGCGCTGCTCGCCCGTACGGCCGGCCAGAGCGCCGAGTCGGGTCAGCCGCTCGCGCTGGTCCTCGTACCCACGCGTGAGCTCGCCCAGCAGGTCACCGCCGCGCTCACCCCCTACGCGCGGGCGGTCAAGCTGCGCCTGGCCACCGTGGTCGGCGGCATGCCGATCTACCGCCAGGCCGCTGCGCTGCGCGCCGGCGCCGAAGTGGTCGTCGCCACGCCCGGCCGGCTCAAGGACCTCATCGACCGCGGCGACTGCCGCCTGAACCAGGTCGCCGTCACCGTCCTCGACGAAGCCGACCAGATGGCCGACATGGGCTTCATGCCCCAGGTCACCGCCCTGCTGGACCAGGTGCGTCCCGAGGGCCAGCGGATGCTGTTCTCCGCCACCCTCGACCGCAACGTCGACCTCCTGGTCCGCCGCTACCTCACCGACCCCGTCGTCCACTCCGTCGACCCCTCGCAGGGCGCGGTCACCACGATGGAGCACCACGTCCTGCACGTGCAGAACTTCGACAAGCAGGCCGCCACGACCGAGATCGCCGCCCGCGAGGGCCGCGTGATCATGTTCCTGGACACCAAGCACGCCGTGGACAGGCTGACCGAGCACCTGCTGAGCAACGGGGTGCGCGCCGCGGCCCTGCACGGCGGGAAGTCCCAGCCCCAGCGCACCCGTACCCTCACCCAGTTCAAGAGCGGGCACGTCAGCGTCCTCGTGGCGACGAACGTCGCGGCCCGCGGCATCCACGTCGACAACCTCGACCTCGTCGTCAACGTGGACCCGCCGACCGACCCCAAGGACTACCTGCACCGCGGCGGCCGTACCGCCCGCGCCGGCGAGTCCGGAAGCGTCGTCACCCTCGTCACCCCCAACCAGCGCCGCGAGATGGCACGCCTGATGACGGCCGCCGGCATCAGCCCGCAGACCACCCAGGTCCACTCGGGCGACGAGGCCCTGAACCGGATCACCGGCGCCCAGGCCCCTTCCGGCATCCCGGTCACCATCACCGCGCCGGTCTCCGAGCGGCCCAAGCGCAGCACGTCCTCCCGCGGCCGGCGCGGCCCTGCTTCGGCTGCCCGGCGCGCGAGCGCGCGGCAGTCCGCCTTTGATGCGGCGGCCTGAGAACTACGTGATCAGGAAACTGACCCATCTCTGCAGGAGGCAGATTTTGACGCTGGTCCAGATGCAGCCCCGCTCCGCGCATGCCGACCTCGTCCGCAGGACGGTGGACGACGCCATGGAGGCGGCCGGTCCGCAGGTCTGTGACGACATGACCGTCGAGGTGGCCCTGGCCGTCACGGCCAGTTCCCGCACGGATCATCTGCTCGTCTGCGACGAGGACGGCCTCTGTACCGGGCTGATCACCCGGGAGCGGCTCAGCGCCATCCGCGAGAGCGCGGCGTACACCGACCGGCTCCGTCTGCGCGATGTCCTCGGTGATCGTGGGCCGTTCACCTCGCCCATGACCACGATGGCCGAGGCCGAGCACGCGATGCACTATCGCAAGCTCACTGCCTTGCCCGTCGTGGACGAGCAGGGCAGCGCTCTGGGCGTTCTCGCCCTCGCCCGCTGAACCACCTCACCGTGGCCGGCCCCTTCCCCTCTTCTCCCTGTGAGGCATCATGCGCTGTGTCATCGCCCGCTTCCCGTTCGACCTGACCAAGAGCGGCGTCCTGGAGTCCATGAAGGGCGTCAAGCCGGAGGAGGTCCTCGGCGAGTCCGTGATCATCGGCCGCCGCACCTACCCCGTCAAGCAGGTCGGCCAGGTCATCACCCGCCAGGACCGCCGCGACTTCAGTGCCGGCGAGGTCCTCCGCGCCATGACCCAGCTCGGCTTCACCTGCCGCGGCGGCCTTCCCCGAACCACCGTGGCCACACGCGTACTCAGCCCGCTCCAACGGGCCTCCGCGATGCTCGGCACCCCCGTGACCGCCTGACCGGTGGGCCGGCGCACGCCGCCACCCGAACAGCGAAGAGGGCCCGACCGGCACGCGCCGATCGGGCCCTTCCGCATACCCACAGGGAAACGCAGATGGGTGGACCACACTCCGGGCTGCCTGGCATGAGCGCCCTGATCGCCGCCCAAAACCGCAGGCCCGCGCCTATCCGCCGGTCCGACGGGGCAGGAGGGCTCGTACGGCTTTCCCGCCTTCGGGCGTGGGCGTGACGATGGTGGCGTGGGCGAGGTCGTTGACCATGTGCCAGCCGAACCCGCCGGTGCCGTCGACGAGATCGGGGGTACGCATGCGCGGCGCGCGGGGACTGGAGTCCTCGACGGCGACCTCGATGATGTCGGAGTGCACGGCCAGCCGGAGCATACGGGCGCCGCCGCCGTGACGCAGGGCGTTGGTGACGAGCTCCGAGACGACCAGGACCACGGTGTCGGCGCAATCCCGATCGATGCCCCACGGACCAAGGGCTCCGAGGAATGTCCGGGTGGCCTGGCGCGCCTCGGCGACGGCGGACGGAGAAGCGAGGGCTGTGCACTCGGTGCTCAGCGTGGTCATCGCGCGCTCCGGGTCTGTTGTCGGTGTCCGGCCTTGCCTGCCCGGTCGTTGTTCCCTGACCCACGACCGTTCAACCTGACGGGACCCGATTACCTCCGTGGCGCGCACTCAAAAATCTATTGCGACTGAAGTAGACATTGGGCCGTGGCGTGGTTATGGTTTCTCTCGTAGCCCAGCGAGACAGCAGGGCCTGGCAGAGACGAACTGCCGGCAGTAGTACACGCAGTACCCGTAGTTGCAGTGCGCAGGACGGTGCGGTGGTGGAGTTCCGAAGCCAGAGCTATTGCAGGACGGCGACGGGACTGACGACTGGACCGGGTGGCCCGCAGTGATCAGGGGCCACCACGAGCAGGACCGCAGTTGACGCAGTGGCAGTACCTGTAAGTGCAGTTCTCGTAGGTGCAGTACCCAGCAGTGAAGTCAGCGAGCAGCACCTTGGTGAAGGCGTCGATTGCAGGCGCGGCCACCAGGAAGTTCGGCAGTGGGGTTCCAAGCCAGAGCAGACGCAGGACAGGTAACGGGGCTGGCTGCCGAAGCGGCGCCAGGTCGGGTCGCGAGCAGTACAAGCGGTTCGCAGTACGCATCACCCGCAGTACGCATCACCAGCAGTACGTAGTCCCCCGCTTGGTAAGCAGTTGATCACCGAGGGAAGAACGGAGGAGCTTAGCGCCATCAGGATCGCCCGGGCCGGCAGGTGGAAGCCCGGGTACCGCAGGACATCGTCAGTGAGGTGGTCTCCGGTCAAGCAACCGCGATCCCCGCACCCCGGCCACGCATGAGTCGGGTCAGCGGAAACAGAAGGCCGGCGCAGTATCAGGGCCGGCAGATGGTGTAGCAGTTCCTTCGGGGCCCTGGTGCCATAGGCACCAGGGCCCCTCCACGCGTTCCAGAAAGAGGTTCAATGACAGCAGACGACTCGTTCGGCCGTCTCGACGACGACGACTACCCCGCCTACACCATGGGCCGGGCCGCAGCGATGCTCGGCACCACCCAAGGTTTCCTCCGCGCCCTGGGCGAGGCCCGCCTCATCACCCCGCTCCGCTCGGACGGCGGACACCGCCGCTACTCCCGCTACCAGCTGCGCATCGCCGCCCGCGCCCGCGAACTCGTCGACCACGGAACCCCGATCGACTCCGCCTGCCGCATCATCATCCTCGAGGACCAGCTCGAAGAAGCCCAGCGCATCAACGCCGAATACCGCCGGGTCGGCGAATCCTCCGCTCCATCGGCATCGGCCTGAGCGGATCGTGCCCGCCGACATCGGCGGGCTCCCGGTCTTGGCCCGTTCCCGGGGTGACGGAGGTGCGCAGGCGCGTGGCCCCGGTTGCGCGGCAGACAGCGGGGCATGTGGTCGGACAGACGAGAACCGGTGGGGCGCCGAGCCACCACGCCCGGTCGGCGAGGACGAGGAGACGGTCTGTGAGCGGAGTATGGATGTACGCGCAGGACAGCGACTACACGCCCGGGCAGTCACTGGCGGGATTCACCGTGGAAGCCGCTGACGGTGTCATCGGGCACGTCGACCGACAGCAGGACCAGCCGGGCATGCAGCACCTGGTCGTCGACACCGGCGTGTGGGTGTTCGGCAGGAGCGTCCTGATCCCGGCCGGCGCCATCACCCACATCGATACGGCAGCGCGGGCGGTGAAGGTCTCGGCCACGCAGGAAGAGATCAAAGCCGCGCCCCGGTTCACCACCGACAGCGAAACAGCCGACCACGCCTACCTGTCCGCGGTCGGCGACTACTACGTCTCCCTGGGCCGCCCGCCCGCGCCCTGACCCGAAGCCGGTCGGCGACGCACCGGCCCCCACGCAAATGAGCCGGCAAGCATCGACACGTCGTCGCGCTCAGTAGGCAGCGAGGAAGACGGCGATGCAGTGCGCGGTGAAGGCTGCCACGGTCAGGGCGTGGAGCCGGCGCGGCCGGTTCGACCGCCTCTTGGTTGCGGTCCTGGCAGCCTTCCTCCAACTGGGGCTGTGGAACTCGTGTAATTCGGCGGGCCAGGGGAACGATCTGGGCTTCCGAACGGGCCTCTCCGCTCTCCTACGTCCAAGGACCGCCGATGCTTCCCGAGTTCCGCTCCCACGCGTCCGCCCCCCTCTCCCATCAGCTGGAACAGCGGCTGGGACTGGACCCCCGCCTCGAAGCCGGCCAAATCGACCTGGAGCGCGTCGCGGACATCGCCGTCGTCGCATCGGCGCACTCCGACGGATACGCGGCCACCGCACACCTCCTCGGCCTACTGGCAGCCCTCCCCGCCCCCACCGAATCCGGAGAGCACTTCTGGTCGGAACTGTGGAGGTCCTCGGGCTCCCTCTACCTGCTGCCCGCCAACATCAAAGCTTGCGTGCTGAGTTCGCTGGCCGGAGAGGGCACCGGCTTGGCCGGCCAGATCCTCTCGGCCTTCGACGAGATGACCCCGCCCCAGCGCATCGCGGCCGGAGAGGTCATCGGCCAGGCACTCGCCGAGTCCGACCACCTCCCCGACCTCAAAACACAGGTCATCGGAGAGCTGTGGCTCCGCGACCTCGAACTCACCGCCTGGCGCGTCCTGCACGCGGACCACAAGTCAGCCGATCCGTCCAGGCGGGAGGCCTTCTTCGACGCGTGGACGAGCGTCTGATCTGCAATGCCCGGGCGGGCACCGCCCAGTGCGTGCGCGATGCGTGAGCGGACGGAGCGGCACCAGCCGTCACGCACTGGGCTGACCGGCCGGACGAACCGTTGGAAGTCCGCCCTGTGCCGCACCTGTTCCGCTGACATCCGGACCTGACAGCGACAGGCACGGACAGACGTGGTGGTGGCGGGTCAGGCCGCCAGGTCTGCGTAGAGGATGACGTTGTTGGTGCGGTGGCCGTCCTTCAGCTCGCCGCCGCAGGTCAGCAGGCGCAGCTCCGGGCGGTTCGTGGCCCCGTAGACCTTGTCCGTCGGGAAGTCCTTCTTGTTCACATCCTCGATCTCGCGGATCTTGAACATCGCCGTCCTCCCGTCCTCGCGCGGCACCTCGATCATGTCGCCGAGCTTGATCTTCTTGACGTTCCTCATGACCGCCGGCCCGTACTTCGTGTCGAAGTGCGCGACGAGGACGGCCGCGCCCTTCTCGCCCGGGGTGACGCCCTCGGTCCACCACCCGGGGGTGTCGGCGTCGGTGTCGGCGCTCGGCACACCGAGCTCACCGGTCGCCGGGTCCACCTTGAGGTCGACCATCCTCTTCGCGTCCACGCCCGCCGCGTCGATCTTCATGCCGGTCGGCTTCGACCTCGGGAGCGCGGGCGCGCCGTCTCCCGCGGGAGCGGGGGACGCCGTGCTGCCCACCTTGGGGTCCGGGGCCAGCTTGGCGCCGCCGCCGCCCTCGACCCCGCACGCGGTGAGCAGGGTGGCGGCCGTGAGGGTGGTGAGCGCCGTGAGCGATACCGCCAGGGGGAGGGAGCGGGTGCGGGGCAGCGGGGGGCGGGACATGGTGCGACTCCGGGCGGGCACGGTGGGCGGGGGCGACAGGGGCCGGGTGAGTGGGGTCCGGGCCGTCCACCCGATTCGGGTGGTTCGCCCTGGCGACAGCCAAGACGTTACGAGGGTCATGTTTTGGTAATGCGTAAGCCATGTAACGGCTGGCCGGACAGTGGCCCGCGAAGGCGTTAAGGGCCGAGCGAGAGCTCAGGCGAAAGCCCCGACGAGGGCCCCGACGAAAGCCCTCCCGGTCGAACCGGGAGGGCCGTTCACGACGATGTCCGGGGTCGGGGCTCCGCCCCTCAGCTGAGCCCTCGGCTGCGCTCCCCGATGCGGTCACCCTGCGGGGTCCCGGCCCGCTTGAGTTCGGCCTTCGTGTGCGCCCCGCCCTTGACCTTGCTCCGGACCGGACCCTCGAACCCGTGCGCCTGCTGCGCGGCACGTGGCAGGTGGGTCGCCTCCACCGCCTTCGCGACAGCCGCCTGGAAGTCCTGCTTCTGCTCTTTGCTCATCCCGTCGTCACTCCCTAAAGACTCGGGGCACCCAATCGGACTACTGGGATGGTATGCACATAAAGGGGCCAACGCACCCGGACTGGACGTAAAGAATGGTGGATCAAGGGCGGATCAAGGCCTCGGCGGAGCCTGGCGCTCCGGCGGCCCCAGCACCTCGTAGACCAGTTCCTCCGGACACGGCGTCCCCCGCGGCAGCTGGTACTTCGCCGCCAGCCGGTACTCCCCCGGTGTCGGGGCCAGCAGCTCGGTCCACACGTCCCCGGTGCCGTCCGGGGGCGCCTTGAACAGGCATCCGGCCGTGTTCGCGTAGACCTTCGGCCTCGCCTTCTCCTTCGGCCCGGTGGAGGCGCCCGTCTCCTTCCCGGCGGCCTTCGAGGCCTCCGTCTCCTGCGGCGGCGCCACGGGCTTGCCCACGCCGTCCAGCAGGCCCAGCCACGGCGAGTGCGGGATCCGCACCAGTACCCGTCCGGCCTGCTTCACGTCGATGACCAGCTGGTCGGCGCTGGCCCGGACCACTGTCGCGGGGCCCGCCACCAGGTCCGTGGGGTCCACGACCTTGAAGAGCTGCCAGTTCGCGTCGCCCCACACCTGCTGGAGGTACGGAAGCCCCTCGCGCACCAGCTTCGCCTCGTCCTTCCCTCCCTCGTCGGGTTTGTCGGCGGGCAGCACCACGTAGTGCACGGCCCAGCGCTCGAGCCACTCGCGGTAGGTGTCGGCCGTCAGGGTGTCGTCGTAGAAGACCGGGTTCCGCTCCAGATCGGCCTGGCGGTTCCAGCCGCGCGCGAGGTTGACGTAAGCGGGGAAGGCGGAGGACTCGCGGTGGCTGCTGGCCGGGACCACCTCGACACGGCCGCGGTCGGCGCCCGCCTTCTGGAGCTGGTCCACCAGGGGGGCCAGCTCCCGGCTCCAGGAGGCCAGCGGGGTGGTGCGGACGATGTCGGTGACGCTGTTGACCGTGATCCAGGCGGTCACCCCGGTGAGGGCGAGGACCAGCCCGTACCAGCGCCGCGTGCGCCCCCCGTTCGCCTTGCGGGCGGACTCGTACGGCAGCGCCGCCAGCAGCGCCGCCCCGCCGAAGAGCATGGCCAGCCGGGTCACGTTCGAGCCGACCTGAGAGTCGATCGCCCAGGTCAGCGCCACTCCGAGGGCATATATCGCGGACGCGGTCCGGACCGTCCTCCAGCCCTTCGGTACGAGGAACAGCGCGGCCAGCGCGCACCCGAACGGCAGCGCCGCCGAGGCCACCTTCATCGGCTGGGTCCCGGAGAACGGGAACAGCCACGCCGACAGCCCGACCACCGCCGCCGGCGCCAGGCCCAGCACGTACGCCCCCGGGCGCCGCCGGTTCAGGAACAGCGCGGCCGCGATCACCCCGAGGAAGAGTCCGGCGACGGGGCTGGAGGCGGTGGCGACGGCCGCGAGCGGGGCCGCGACGGCGGCCTTCGCCCACCGCCGCTCGGCCCATTTGCGGGGCCAGCAGAAGACCGTGGCGACGGCTCCGAGCGCGAACATCACGCCGAGCCCGAAGGTGACGCGGCCCGACAGGGCGTTGCACAGCAGCCCGTACACCCCGGCCAGCGCGGGCCACAACGGCTCGCGCACCGCGCCGCGGCAGCGGGTCAGGATCAGCGCGAGCAGTCCGGCCGAGACCGTACCGGCGATCATCATCGTGGTCCGAACACCGAGCACGTGCATCACGTACGGCGAGACCACGCTGTACGAGACCGGGTGCATGCCGCCGTACCAGGCGAGGTTGTACGCCGTGTCGGGATGGCGGCCGACGAACTCGGCCCAGGCGTCCTGCGCGGCGAGGTCGCCGCCACTGTTGGCGAAGGCGAAGAACCAGAGCACGTGGAGCAGCGCGGCCAGCGCGGCGGCCACCGCCACGGGGTGGCGGCGCGCCAGGCCGAGGGCGCCGCGGACCGGACCGGCGGGGGCCGGCGCGTCGCCCGGGCCGGCGACGCGCCGGTCCTGGCCGGGGAGGCGGGCCTCGTCACGGCTCCGGCCCCGGCCCCGGTCCTGTTCCTGCGGCTCAGCGATGGTCACGCC carries:
- a CDS encoding DUF2267 domain-containing protein, which produces MYDQPRPNPAQPAMSFEQMLERVRYEGAYPTRDRAEEAVRTVLAALGRQVTGDERVDLAQRLPVEAALTLTAQIPDTEQLTGWGFVKDLATRTGTTPATARWDTGAVLGVVARLAGPDLLARILRLLPGGYALLFGQAELRQPQLAA
- a CDS encoding cold-shock protein codes for the protein MAAGTVKWFNAEKGFGFIEQDGGGADVFAHYSNIAAQGFRELNEGQKVTFDIAQGQKGPTAENIVPA
- a CDS encoding DEAD/DEAH box helicase, whose amino-acid sequence is MNPTRTNERSSRTRSRTGGPAFGAGAGSGRGSRFASSTPSRSGAPSRSGGPSRSGGYGRRPAAIQGEFAPPKTITPALPAVEAFADLAMPAQLLTTLTREGMATPFPIQAATLPNTLAGRDVLGRGRTGSGKTLAFGLALLARTAGQSAESGQPLALVLVPTRELAQQVTAALTPYARAVKLRLATVVGGMPIYRQAAALRAGAEVVVATPGRLKDLIDRGDCRLNQVAVTVLDEADQMADMGFMPQVTALLDQVRPEGQRMLFSATLDRNVDLLVRRYLTDPVVHSVDPSQGAVTTMEHHVLHVQNFDKQAATTEIAAREGRVIMFLDTKHAVDRLTEHLLSNGVRAAALHGGKSQPQRTRTLTQFKSGHVSVLVATNVAARGIHVDNLDLVVNVDPPTDPKDYLHRGGRTARAGESGSVVTLVTPNQRREMARLMTAAGISPQTTQVHSGDEALNRITGAQAPSGIPVTITAPVSERPKRSTSSRGRRGPASAARRASARQSAFDAAA
- a CDS encoding CBS domain-containing protein, translated to MTLVQMQPRSAHADLVRRTVDDAMEAAGPQVCDDMTVEVALAVTASSRTDHLLVCDEDGLCTGLITRERLSAIRESAAYTDRLRLRDVLGDRGPFTSPMTTMAEAEHAMHYRKLTALPVVDEQGSALGVLALAR
- a CDS encoding SCO5918 family protein translates to MRCVIARFPFDLTKSGVLESMKGVKPEEVLGESVIIGRRTYPVKQVGQVITRQDRRDFSAGEVLRAMTQLGFTCRGGLPRTTVATRVLSPLQRASAMLGTPVTA
- a CDS encoding ATP-binding protein, with product MTTLSTECTALASPSAVAEARQATRTFLGALGPWGIDRDCADTVVLVVSELVTNALRHGGGARMLRLAVHSDIIEVAVEDSSPRAPRMRTPDLVDGTGGFGWHMVNDLAHATIVTPTPEGGKAVRALLPRRTGG
- a CDS encoding MerR family transcriptional regulator is translated as MTADDSFGRLDDDDYPAYTMGRAAAMLGTTQGFLRALGEARLITPLRSDGGHRRYSRYQLRIAARARELVDHGTPIDSACRIIILEDQLEEAQRINAEYRRVGESSAPSASA
- a CDS encoding PRC-barrel domain containing protein, which codes for MSGVWMYAQDSDYTPGQSLAGFTVEAADGVIGHVDRQQDQPGMQHLVVDTGVWVFGRSVLIPAGAITHIDTAARAVKVSATQEEIKAAPRFTTDSETADHAYLSAVGDYYVSLGRPPAP
- a CDS encoding sortase domain-containing protein; this encodes MSRPPLPRTRSLPLAVSLTALTTLTAATLLTACGVEGGGGAKLAPDPKVGSTASPAPAGDGAPALPRSKPTGMKIDAAGVDAKRMVDLKVDPATGELGVPSADTDADTPGWWTEGVTPGEKGAAVLVAHFDTKYGPAVMRNVKKIKLGDMIEVPREDGRTAMFKIREIEDVNKKDFPTDKVYGATNRPELRLLTCGGELKDGHRTNNVILYADLAA
- a CDS encoding MFS transporter; translated protein: MTIAEPQEQDRGRGRSRDEARLPGQDRRVAGPGDAPAPAGPVRGALGLARRHPVAVAAALAALLHVLWFFAFANSGGDLAAQDAWAEFVGRHPDTAYNLAWYGGMHPVSYSVVSPYVMHVLGVRTTMMIAGTVSAGLLALILTRCRGAVREPLWPALAGVYGLLCNALSGRVTFGLGVMFALGAVATVFCWPRKWAERRWAKAAVAAPLAAVATASSPVAGLFLGVIAAALFLNRRRPGAYVLGLAPAAVVGLSAWLFPFSGTQPMKVASAALPFGCALAALFLVPKGWRTVRTASAIYALGVALTWAIDSQVGSNVTRLAMLFGGAALLAALPYESARKANGGRTRRWYGLVLALTGVTAWITVNSVTDIVRTTPLASWSRELAPLVDQLQKAGADRGRVEVVPASSHRESSAFPAYVNLARGWNRQADLERNPVFYDDTLTADTYREWLERWAVHYVVLPADKPDEGGKDEAKLVREGLPYLQQVWGDANWQLFKVVDPTDLVAGPATVVRASADQLVIDVKQAGRVLVRIPHSPWLGLLDGVGKPVAPPQETEASKAAGKETGASTGPKEKARPKVYANTAGCLFKAPPDGTGDVWTELLAPTPGEYRLAAKYQLPRGTPCPEELVYEVLGPPERQAPPRP